The window AGGATAAATCCTACGATCGTAAATGGGATCGGTGAAACCCCCTTGCTCATGGCCTTCCCGATGACCGGCATCATGAATACCCCGATCAGGGTGGGGAAGAGCAGGGATAGACCTGTTTCCAGGGGAGTATAACCTAATACCCTTTGGGCCAATACCGGGTACACAAATACCGATGTAAACAATCCCAGACCGGCCACGAAGGTGAAGAGGGTGGTGAAGGCATAGCTTCGGTTGTTCATCACCTTTAGGTTGACAACAGGATGTGGTGTGGTCAATTCCCGCCAGATAAAACCCACTACTCCTACTATGGCAATGATGGCACTTATCCTGATGGTGTCACTGGCAAACCAGTCTTCTGACTCACCACGTTCCAGCACATACTGCAGGCATCCGATACCCGCCATCAGCAAGGCGATCCCCATATAGTCGATCTTGATGCTTTCCTTCTTCTCGCCCTCGCCTTCCTTTTTATCAATGAAGGTGATGGAGAGCAAGGTGGCGATGATACCGATGGGGATATTGATCATGAAGATCATGGGCCAGGAAAAATTATCGATCAGGTAACCACCCACTGTTGGACCAAGGGTCGGACCCAACACCAATCCCATCCCGAACAGGCCGGAGGCCATCGGGCGGTCTTCAGGAGCAAAAGCATCGAACAGGATGGCCTGGCTGGTGGACAACAATGCGCCACCACCGATACCCTGCACAAAGCGCCATGCTGTGATCTCCATGAGCCCTGTTGATTCCGCACACATATACGATGCTGCGGTAAATATGATCATGGAGGCGATATAATAATTCTTCCTGCCAAAGTACTCGGCAAGAAAGCCGGTCATGGGGATGATGATCACGTTGGCAATGGCATAGGCCGTTATCACCCAGCTCACATCTTCAATGTTCACCCCAAGGCTGCCGGCCATTTCATTCAGGCCAACGTTAACGATAGATGTATCGATCAACTCCATCACAGCTGCTGTCACCGTGGTCAGCACTATGATGAACTTGGCGAATCCTTTTGGACTTGACATAGGTTTACTTTAAGGGAACACTCACTTCAGCACTCAAACCGGCACGCAGGACCTGCTTGTATTGATCCGCATCATTGATGGCGATCTTTACCGGCACACGCTGTGTCACCTTTACGAAATTGCCGCTGGCATTATCAGGGGGGAGAAGGGCGAAACGCGCCCCGGTAGCCTCACTCAGGCTTTCAATGGTTCCCTTCAGTTTGAGTTCATCATAGGCATCCAGGGTAATATCCACCTGCTGGCCGGGATGAAGTTTCCTGATCTGGTTCTCCTTAAAGTTCGCCACGATCCAGTAGGTGGTATCGTTCACGATGGTGAACAAGGGCATACCAGCCTGTACATACTGGCCAACGGCAACATTCTTCTTACCGATCTTACCTGCCTGCGGCGCATATACCTTGGTGTAAGAGATCTTGAGTTCCTGCTGTTCGATCTGTGCCTTTCTCACTGCAATTCCTGCTTCGGCTTTCTTCACTGCAGCCTGCAATACAGCTATCCTGCTCTCTGCGGATGCCAGGTCGTTGTTGCTATTGTCCAGCTGCTTTACCAGTGTCTCATAGTTGAAGCGACTGTCTTCCAGCTGGCGCTGGGTGATGGCATTCTCTGCATAAAGGTTCTTATCGCGGCTGAAGTCCTTTTGCGCTTTCTCCAGCTTTACCCTGTTGATATCTATATTGCCTTTGTTTACCCTGAGGGAAACGAAGGCATTGTTCAGGGCAGCTTTCGCATTCTCCAGATCTGCCAATGCTGCATTATAATCGGCTTGCATCTGCAGGAGCTGCGTTTGTAATTCTGCATCGTCCAGTTCTACCACCAACTGGTTGGCCTTTACCGAATCAAAATCCTTGATGGCAATGGTCTTTACATAGCCTGCCACCCTCGGTAGAACAGGCACCAGTTGCGTTTCGATCTGGGCATTGTCGGTTGACTCATGCGTCAGGGCAAAGTTGATCTTCCTGTAGGCGAAGAAACCTACAGTCAGTAATACAACACTTAGAATGATCAGTCGGACAGGTGATTTCTTTTTTACTTCTTGTTCCATATATCACATTTGAATAGGTCTTAGTTCTTGTTTTGCAAATGGGCATGCATCATGTCTTTCAGGTGCAGCTTCACGCGCTCCATGAAAGAATCATCTTCATAAGGTTTAAAATCCGCCGGGGCATCGGTCATTTTGATCACCATGCAATCGTTGATCAATACCTGGTAAATGGTGCCGATGAGGGATGAGAGGGTCATTTCAATATCTACCTTCCTGAATTCGCCATCATCGATGCCTTTTTGGACGATATGCTTGATGATGCGCATGTTGCCAATGAAAATATTGGCCATGGTTTCATGGAAATGGGACCGTTGCTGTACTGTCATTTCACGCATAATGGTCAACGTGAAGCCCCTGTGTGAGAACAGCCTTTCCACATAGCTGTCGATGATCCGGTTGATTTTTTCAGCAGCACTAAGGGACTGGTCATCCATCAATTGTTGCAGCTTTCCTTTCAGGAAGGAAGCCCTGCGCTCAATCATTTTCTCAAACAATCCCTCCTTGCTGCCGAAATAATAATTGACCATGGCCACGTTCACATTGGCCAGTTGGCAAACCTCCCTTACAGAAGTACCTTCAAATCCCTTATTAAAGAACAATTGCTCGGCCGCTTCCAGGATCTGGTCACGCTTTTCAACCTTTTCGATTTTCCCTTCCATAAACATGCTTTTTATGCAACCGGGGACAAAATTAAACAGTTGTTTAAATTAAACGATTGTTTAAGATTGGATTTTTTTGTTACCGATTAGTTAAAGAAATTAAGTGCTTGTTTATCAAATAATTATTTAGAAACGGAAAAAACTGCTTAGTGTCGGGCCTGTCAAACGCTAAGGGTAAGCAATAAAAAACGCAGCCGACAAAGGGAAAATTCCCTGTCAGGCTGCGCTATGGGCAAGCAAACAAAGATGCTATTTTACCTGGACCAGACCTTCTGGCCGTCTACCCAGGTCTCGAGGACCTTGACCGCGGTGATCTGCCCCGGTTGCTGTTGCAGGGGATCACGGTCCAATACCACCAGGTCAGCGAGATGACCTTCTTTCAGTGACCCAAAATCAGGGGCCACACTTATCCTGGCCGCATCAGCCGTATAGGCTTTCAGTGCTTCTGCAATACTGATGCTTTCCTGCGGCGCAATCGAATCCCCTTCATTATTCTTCCGGGTAACAGCCGCCTCTACCCCCTTCATGGGGTTGAAGTCCTTCACCACCGGTGCGTCCGAGGAAAGTGCCACCAATACACCGCTGTCCAGGACAGACCGAACCGGGTAACAATGATCGAGATAGTGTTGGTCAAGGTACCTGATAAAATTCTTTCCCAATTCACTCAGGAAAACAGTTTGCATGGAAGTAGCTATATTATTAGCGGCCATCAGGTCAAGGTGTCGCTGTTCCGGTAAACCCAGGTGCTCGATCCGTTTGATCAATTGGGGGAAGGATTGGTGCAGTTGCCTGTAAATGTCCACCACGAAATCAATCGCAGCATCACCAATGGCATGGGTGGCCAGTCCCAGTCCCTTTTCCATGGCTGCTGTACAAAGTCCGATATACTGTTCGCGCTTCAGCCGCAACACACCCTGCTCCTGTGAATCCTTATAATGCCCCTTCAATGCAGCGGTCTTGCCACTCAGTCCACCATCACTGAAAAACTTCACGGTATTGACCTTGAAAAAACCGGAATCGAAATAATCAGGTACGGGATAGGGTTGTTCCCCACCATCCGGTAACAAGATGGGAATGGCATTCAGCCTGATGCCCAATTCATTCCTTCGATGCAGGTCATAATAGGCTTCAAGCAATAACGGATCAACAGCCGGATCCGTCACTGCAGTAACGCCGTAGCTGTATAACTCTTCCCTGGCCGCCTTCACCATGGTCTGTAATTCGGCAATGGTATAGGGAGGGATCTGGTTCGCCACTAATCCCAATGCAGTTTCAGAAAAGATACCATTCGGACGGCCATCACTGCCCTTGTACATCACACCACCTTCAGGAACAACAGTGTCCGCTGATATCCCACAACGTTCAATGGCGCTGGTATTGGCCACGGCAATATGGGCACAGGTGCGGATCACATAAACCGGCTTGTCCTTCACTACCTTATCCAGGTCAGTCCGCTCCGGCATCCTGCCATTCGCCCAACCGGCCTCATTGAAGCCCCTCGCTACGATCCAGGCCACATCAGGGAAAGCCCGATGGTAGTCACTGATCATGGACAACATCTCCTCCAAACTCCGCGCAGCACGAACATCGAGCATGAAGGTCTTCAGGTTACCTACCTTCCATACATGGATATGCGAATCATTCATGCCCGGCATCAGGGTCTTGCCCGACAGGTCAATAAGGTTGGCACCATCCTGCACAAATGATTGCAATGCATCAAACCTGCCAATAGCACTGATCCTGTTGCCCTCCACGACCAGCGTATCGGCACCCGGCTGGAATCCTTCATGGAAGGAAAGCATATTGGCATTATGGAAAACTGTAATTGACATGATTATTAGCGAATAATACTTTTATCGTTAGCAGATCCAAAGTTAACATCGGGGTCCCCTTTGGGAGTTGCCGTGTACCCACATTCTCACCTCAGCAGGGTCTCCCGCAGGGGACCCTGATGAATGGCAGGATGGTGTTCCATCGGGGACCCTCGAAGAGAACTCCTATGGTGTGATAATATGTAATAGCCCTTTGTCGCCCCCGTTGTGTCTTATGAAGAACAGGTAGTTAGAAGATGAGCTTAGCTGTTGGATGCATAAATTTTTCACCTTTTATACATCGGGGTCCCCTTCGGGAGACCCCGCTGAGGTTATAGGACCACATGTCCACATTTTCACATTTCCACATTTCCACATCTTCTCATCCTCTCACCTCGTCCGCCGTAGCTTCAGCGCAGGCGGGTATCATCCCCCTCTCCTCTCCTGGGCTCTGGCGATAGCGCCTTCCAATACTTCCAGGCCTTCTTTCAACTGCTCATCCGTGATCACTACAGGTGGCAGCAGCCGGATACAGTTACTATAGAGACCGGCGCGGATAAGGATCAATCCTTTTGAGGTGGCATCCTTGATCACTTCCATGGCAAATTCCATATCCGGTTCGCGTGTATCACGATCCTTTACAAACTCTACCAGCTGCATGGAACCAGCCCCACGAACATCACCGATGGCGCGGTACTTCGACTTCCACCCATTCATGGTGGAGCTAATGATCTGGCCTACTTCAATTGCCCTGTTCAGGAAGGCCTCACTCTTCAATTGTTTGATGGCCTCGATCGCTGCCACGCAAGCAACCGGGCTGCCACCATAGGTTCCACCTACACCGCCCAGGTGAGGCGCATCCATCATCTCGGCCCTACCTGTTACGGCACTGATGGGCATTCCTGCGCCAATCGATTTCGCACTCACCACAATATCCGGAACAACCCCTGTGTGTTCAATGGCAAATAATTTACCGGTCCTGCCCGCACCACACTGGATCTCATCGGCAATGAAAACGATACCATACTTATCGCAGAGCTCACGCAGCTTCTGCAGGAATGGTGTGGGGATAGGAAGGAACCCACCTTCACCCTGGATGGGTTCAATGATAATGGCCGCCAATGATTCAGGATCAACCTGCGCGATCATGGCACGCTCCAGGTTACGGATACAGAACTGGATGTATTGCTCCTCGCTCATCCCTTCTTCCTTCCGGTACATATTGGGTGCAGGAATACGGTAGATATCCGAAACGTAGGATCCAAAACCTTTCTTGAACAAGGCATACTTACTGGTAAGGCTTAATGTAAGCAACGTACGGCCATGGTAAGCACCTTCGAAACACAATACCGCATTGCGCTTGGTGTAATACTTGGCAATATTCACGGCATTCTCCACTGCTTCCGAACCGGAATTGGCCAGCAAGGTCTTCTTGGGGAAATCACCGGGGGTAACACTATTCAATAATTCCGCGAGTTCGATATAGGGTTCTATGGTCGTTACCAGTGAACAGGTATGGATATACTTGTCAACCTGCTCCTTGATGGCATTAACAACTTGCGCATTGCAATGACCAACATTGATCATACCGATACCACCGGCGAAATCGATCAACTGGTTGCCATCCACATCCCATACCAGGGCGCCTTCTGCGCGCTCCACCGCTACTTCGGTGGATTTGGCGAGTCCTGATGGCAGGGCATTCTTCCTCCTTTCCAGGATGGCTTGTCCTTTAGGTCCCGGGATAGCTGTCTTCAACTGAATATGTGCCATAGCATGAAATTTTACTGCTGTTAAATTATTTTGTCGATGTCTATTTTGATCAATACCCCATAATTACCACAAGCAGGATCGCTCAGGTATTCAGGTATGAGGGCGATGGGTTCAAACCCGATCTTCATCTGCGGGGTGATGGTGGGATCTGTCCGCTTTCCTTCCACCAACTCCTTGAAATATTGTTCACCACTGATCTGGTGGGCAACGGCACCATAACCATTCATCATACCCACAGTGATCTGTCCTTTCAATCCCAATGACCTGGCCACTTCATGCCTCGCACGGTAAAGGATACGGGCCAGGCCCTTGCCGCGGTAATCGGGATGTACGCCGATATCCAACCCATATAACCATTCGCCATTAGGGTCATGGTTCGTGAGCCAGCCACCCGCAATGGTTTCCTTGAACGTATGGTGGTAATGGGAAAAATCAAAATTGCTGCGCATGGTGGTGGTCATGCCCACTACTTTATCCCCATCCTTCACTACCAGTTGCCCTTCAGGGAACAGTTCAAGGTGACGCAGGTAATGCTTCGCCTTGATCAACTCGTCATCGGCCAGTGTAGGGAACACGATCTTCTGCAATTCCTCCAATTGCACCACATCCTCAGGCTGCATGCTTTGCACCACCAGGCCATTATCGAGTTCTTTGTAATAAGTTGTCTTCACTGTCATCATATCATAGTTTAAGCAATCGTATACCCCAGGAGGATATAGACGAGGCAGGTAAGGGTAAATGAGATCAGGGCAAAGGGTAACTGGGTGATGCCATGCTGGAAATTGTTGCATTCCGCCCCCTGCGCAGCAAGGATGGTAGCATCACTATAAAAACAGGCATGGGCCCCGAATGCACCGGCACTTACGATCGCACCAATACATAACCATACATTACAATCCAGTTCATGCGCCAATGGGATCACCAAAGGGATGGCGATGGCATACAAGCCCCAGCTGTTACCGGTTGTAAAGGATATCAGTCCGAGTGTCAGGAAAATGACCAGCGGCAGCCATTGTTTGCTGACCAAGGGCTCAACAGAACGGATCACATACTGGGTCATGCCCATCTGGTCACCGAGTTCTTTCAGTAAGTAAGAGAAAAGTAGCAGCACCAGTGCAAACAACATGCTCTTCATCCCTTCAATGGTACTTTCAGAAAGCATCTTGAATGAAGCCACTTTCTTAATGCTGAAATAGATAAGTGTTACCACCAGCGTAACAATGATCCCTTTCAGTGCATCCAGGTCGAAGTAAACGGTGGAAGCGATCAATACCACCACGGGCAGGATGAGGTACCAAATGCTGCCGGGCTTCGATTCATCATAGGCAGCTACATCTACCGCAAATTCTTCTGAATTATCAGGGATCAGCTGGCCGGTTGTTGCTGCGCGATGATTGGCCTGTTTCATCTTGCCGATCATCGGGACGATTCCCATCACGACCAACGGCACCATCAGGTACTGGATCCAGCCATAGGAAATATATGGTATGATGCCAAGGTAGGAAGCGATCCCCTTTCCTGCCGGCACCAGTTGGTTCTCTTCCAGCAGTTTGGCAATAAAGATCACCCAGGTAGAGATGGGTACGATCACGCAGATGGGAACGGCTGTTGAACTCACCACAAATGCCAGCATCTCCCTCGACACGCGGTAATGATCGGTGAGTTTCTTCATGGTAGTTCCGGTAGTCAGTGCATTCAGGTAATCATCCACAAACAGGAAGGTCCCGAATCCCCAGGTGGTGAGCAATGACTTCTTCCTGCTCCCCACAAAGCGCAGCATGTATTCGCCAAATGCCTTCACCCCGCCGCTCCTGATCATCAACTGGATGAGCGCGCCGTATAAACTGCACACCATGATCACCCAGACCATCAGGTCATTCTTCATCACCTTGGTGAAACCATCGATGATGGCATTGAAGAAATTCCATTTGCCCACGATAATAAATCCCACCAGGCATCCAATGACCAGGGGCTCTAAAGAAAGCCTTGTCTTCAGCGCGATGGCTACCACCACCAGGGGTGGCACCAGTGATATGATTCCGTAATCGGTCATTGACCAGTTGATTGGTAATTATTCATTTGTTTGACTGGATAGAACAGGATCAAAGACCACCGATGCTGACCAGTTTCTTTTCCATGTACTCGAACAATCCTTCGCTTCCACTCTCATGGCCCTGGCCACTGCTCTTCCATCCGCCAAACGGCGACTCCGTTCCATGCGGCGCCCACTCATTGATGCCCACCATTCCAAACTCCAGCCTTTCCGATGCATGGATGGCTGTACGCAGGTTGTTGGTGAAGACATAAGCCGCCAGGCCATATTCAGTATCATTAGCCTTCGCGATGGCATCATCCAGGTCGGAGAAGGAGAATAACGGTAAGATGGGACCGAAGATCTCATTGCGGGCGAGTGAGGAGGACTGGTCCAAACCAGCGACAACAGCCGGCTGGATGAAATAACCCTTATCCTTATGCACCGGGACATGACCTCCGGTCAGGATCTTCGCATTTTCAGATTTAGCTTTCTCCAGCAATTCCATTACACTATCCCTTTGCTTCCGGGTGATCAGGGGACCAACATTTACGCCTTCTTCCAGGCCACCGCCAACTTTCAGGTTGGACACATAAGCCGCCACTTTCCCTGCGAACAGGTCGAAGATCCTTTCGTGTACGTAGAACCTTTGCGGAGCAATGCAGACCTGGCCATTGTTCCTGAAGCGGGCAATGGCCGCAACTTTTGCTACCGCATCAACATCCACATCATCAAATATGAGCACAGGTGCATTTCCCCCCAGTTCGAGTGCTAGCTTGGTATGGGTGCGTGATGCCCCATCCATCAGGATCTTACCCACCCTGGTGCTGCCAGTAAAACTGATCTTCTTCAATTTCGGATGGTCAAGCATGGCCTGCCCAATGGAGGAGGACTCACCGGTCAGCACATTCAGTACGCCAGCCGGCAAACCTGCCTGCTCCAATGCCTTCACCATATGGTAACCACTGAGTGGGGTACTTTCGGAAGGCTTGGCCACAACGGTACAACCGGCTGCCAGGGCAGCAGCCCATGCACGTGCCGGATTATAGGCCGGGAAATTCCATGCCGTGATCACGCCAATGACACCCATTGGTTGCCAGATCACCGAACTGCGCTTGTCAAGCCGGTTGGTCGGGATCACTTTTCCATAGGCTCGCTTGCCTTCTTCCGCATACCATTCAAACAGGTTGGCAGCAACAGTCCATTCTCCCTTTGCTTCCAACAAGGGCTTACCGCTTTCCATCACCATATCGCGGGCAAGTGTTTCGATATGCTCCCGGATATAGTTGGCGGCCTTCTTCAGGATCTCAGCCCTGGTATAGGGTGTGGTCTTGCTCCAGCTGTGGAAGGCCTGTTCTGCGACATCAATGGCGGCATGGCAATCCTTACCATTACCATAACTCAGCACTGTGATCAGCTCTTCGGTTGCGGGGTTGATCAGCTCGTGGGTACCGCCGTCAATGGCATCTACCCACTGGCCATTTATGTATTGCTTATTCATGTTAGTAATTGGCTTGCATTATTTGGTCAATGATTCCAGTCCGGCCTCAATGATATCAAGGCCCTTATGCAACAATTCATCACTGATGATCAGTGGACTCAATACCCTGATGATATTACCGTTCACACCAGCGCTGATCACGATCAGTCCATGGTCTGCACAATAGGAGATCAGCTTCTTGCAGAGATCAGCATCCGGGGCGAAGGGATCGCCATTCTTAACGAGTTCGAAGGCCATCATCGCACCCAGTCCCCGCACGTCGCCAATAGCCGGGAAACGCTGTTTCATGGCATTGAAGCGGTCGCGTACGATCTCCCCAACCCTTTCTCCCAGGGCATTGATATCGATCTCCTCCATATACTTAATGGTGGCGATAGCTGCCGCACAACAAACGGGGTTTCCGGGATAGGTGCCGCCAATGGTGGAAGGCTTACAGGCATCCATGATCGAAGCTTTACCGATCACGCAACCGATAGGCATTCCGCTACCCATGCTTTTTGCCCAGGTGGATAGATCAGGAACGATATCGTAATGCTGGTAGGCAGCCCATTTACCGGTACGACCGAAACCACTCTGCACCTCATCAAGGATGAGCAGGATGCCATACTTATCACAGATCTCCCGCAAGCCCTGCAGGTATTTCCTCGGGGCCACATTGAAACCACCCTCCCCTTGCACCGGTTCGATGATGATGGCCGCCACCTGTTCAGCCGGCACATTGGTATGGAAGAACTCTTCCAGCTCACGCAAATGGATATCCGAAAACTCATCCAGGTTCAGTCCGCTGCCATTCCGGTAATAATCAGGGAATGGAATGCGGTATACTTCCGGGGCAAAGGGACCGCATCCAAGTTTATAACCGACCTTTGAGGTCAGGGTCATGGCCATCATGGTACGGCCATGGAAGGCCCCGCCAAAGCAGACGATGGCTTGCCTGCCGGTAGCCTGCCGCGCGATCTTGATGGCATTCTCCACACTCTCCGCACCTGAATTGGTCAGCATTACCTTGGTGTGGTCACCATGCGGGAAAAGCGTCGCCAGTTTCTCGGCCAGTTGCATATAAAGTTCATAGGTCGCCACATTGAAACTGCAATGGATCAGGTTGGCCGCCTGTTTAGCAATGGCGTCCACCACCGGTGCCGGGCAATGCCCTGCATTCACCACACCGATACCCCCTGCAAAGTCGATCATCTCCCTGCCATCGGCATCATAAATGACCGCGCCCTTGGCACTCACTGCCGTTGATGGATTAAAGATCCCGATCGCATTGGGAACGAATTGCCTTCTGCGATCCAGTATTTGTTGCGATTTGCTCATTGTAGCTTCCATGATTTTCTGCTTTTCAATTCTTTTATTAATACCGGTTATCTATAACCGAAATCAAGCCTCTACGGCGATGGTCTTCTGGTTAACGAATTCAAGGATACCCTGCCTGCTCAGCTCCCTGCCATAGCCCGATTTCTTGATGCCACCAAATGGCAGGCGAGGGTCACTTTTCACGAGGGAGTTGATGAACACAGCTCCTGTTTCGATCTGCCTGGCAAGGGCCACACCCTTTTCCAGGTCGCCGGTCCAGATGCTGCCTCCCAATCCGTAACGGGAATCATTGGCGAGGGCGATGGCTTCTGCCTCATCCTGTGCCACGATAACTGCGGCCAACGGGCCAAATGTTTCTTCATCGAAGGCTGGCATGCCTTTTTGCACATTCAGCAATAAGGAAGGACTGAACTGGCATCCACTGACCTGCCCTCCGTGCACCAGTCCTGCCCCCTTCGCAACCGAACCCTGCAGTTGCTTTTCAAGGCTCTGTGCCAGGTCGAGCCGGGCCATTGGTCCTACCTTGACAGTTGGGTCAAATGGGTCACCATACTTATAGGCGTTGATACCTGACTCCAATTCATGGATGAAATCATTCAGGGCATCCTTCAGTACGATGAATCGCTTGGAGCCGATGCAGGACTGTCCCGCATTCAGCAAACGCGATTGCAAAGCGGTAGCCGCCGCCTTCTGCATGTTGGCATCGGGCAATACGATCAATGCGTCCGAACCACCCAATTCAAGGACCGATGTCTTAATATGCTTACCTGCCAGGGCAGCCACCGAACTACCGGCCCTTTCACTGCCAGTCAGGGTAACGGCCTGTACGATATCAGCAGTAATGATCCTTTCTACCTCAGGGGTGTCGATGATCAGGGACTGGAAAACACCTTCGGGTGCACCTGCTTCCCTGAATATCCCCTCGATGGCCAGGGAGCAACCGCATACATTGGGTGCATGCTTTAGCAGGGTTACATTGCCTGCCATCAATGTTGGCGCGGCATAGCGGAACACCTGCCAGAAGGGGAAGTTCCAGGGCATGATGGCCAGTACCGCCCCGATAGGTTCATGGCTCACAAAGCTTCTCACGTAACCGGCCTCCAGCAATTCATCTGCAAGAAAGCCTTCCGCATGTGCTGCATAATATTCGCATACCCACGCACACTTCTCCACTTCACCAATGGCTTCCGGCAATACCTTACCCATTTCCTTTACGATCAGGGTTGCCAACTCCGACTTTTTATTGCGTAAGATGGCCGCAGCATTGATCAATACAGATGCCCTCTCACCAAAGGTCCTTCGCTTCCAATCCTTAAAGGCCATAGTGGAAAGCTCCAACGCTTTATTCAGCTGTTGCTCACCCATGAGTTCATAAGTGCCGATCAGCTGCTGGTCAAAAGGATTGATAGAATTAAATACTGCCATTATTTTTTAGTCTTTTATAGTCGCTTTTTCCACACCTATTTTTTCCGCGATGGCCCAGGCTGCCAACCTTCCGGTTTGCGCGGCACCATTCATGTAGCCCTGGAATTCACTGCTCACATGTTCACCCGCAAACAGGATGTTTCCAACCGGCTGCGCTTCCCATCCGGCGAGTGTACTCCACTGCCCCACCTTAAAAGAGCTATAGCCTGCCAAACTGAATGGGTTCTTGCCCCAGCAATACTTGATGGGATTCCCTGAGTAAGCAGCTGCGATTCCCGGGAACACCTTGTCGGCTGTTTGCAATACCGATTCTGCCAACGGACCTACCCTGGTCGCATTTACTTTCTCCGCAAATGCTCCCCCGCCAAACACAGAGAAACTTCCTTTATCCAGACTTTGCAAGTGGGTACTATCCCATCCTGATCCAAAGAAGCCATCTGTAAAGGTATAGCCCTGGAAATGCTGGTCCCGCCATGGTTTGGCCTTCATACCCATGATGAACTTGCAGCTGGTGCCATACCCTTGCTCATGGATGCATTTGCGTTTGCCTTCCGGCATTTCCACCTTCATCTCTATGTTGCGAAGTATGGAGAAGGGCAATGCCAGTATCACATGATCTGCCAACACCTGCTGCTGTTTACCCTTTCCTTCAAAATGCAGGCGGTACTGTCCATTCGGTCCTTCTTCCAGCTTCACCAACTTATGGGAATAGCTTACCTGCTTCGACAGCTTTGCGGTCAGGGCATGGGTCAGTGCCTGGCTTCCCCCCTTTATCTTCAATACTTCATGGTCATCGCCAAACATCCTGTATTTCCCATCCCCATTCTCCGGCGCGGTGAACATGATCAGGAAATTGATAGCAGATTGCTCTGATGCTTCCATGCCATACTCAC is drawn from Flavihumibacter rivuli and contains these coding sequences:
- a CDS encoding DHA2 family efflux MFS transporter permease subunit: MSSPKGFAKFIIVLTTVTAAVMELIDTSIVNVGLNEMAGSLGVNIEDVSWVITAYAIANVIIIPMTGFLAEYFGRKNYYIASMIIFTAASYMCAESTGLMEITAWRFVQGIGGGALLSTSQAILFDAFAPEDRPMASGLFGMGLVLGPTLGPTVGGYLIDNFSWPMIFMINIPIGIIATLLSITFIDKKEGEGEKKESIKIDYMGIALLMAGIGCLQYVLERGESEDWFASDTIRISAIIAIVGVVGFIWRELTTPHPVVNLKVMNNRSYAFTTLFTFVAGLGLFTSVFVYPVLAQRVLGYTPLETGLSLLFPTLIGVFMMPVIGKAMSKGVSPIPFTIVGFILFSLYSWMSASVSPDAGRWDFFPALMVRAFGISMAQLPLINQAVAGLHPSEYAAGISLNNMIRQIGGAFGIAMANNYIAHSHAQHRSDLVSNFYEGAPAYTERLNALTQGIAAKTGDISGASLKAQKVIDLAVDKQAYYLAYLDTFHLIGLFFLAVLPLAFFMKVKKKQPVDAKAVKEAMEAAH
- a CDS encoding HlyD family secretion protein; this encodes MEQEVKKKSPVRLIILSVVLLTVGFFAYRKINFALTHESTDNAQIETQLVPVLPRVAGYVKTIAIKDFDSVKANQLVVELDDAELQTQLLQMQADYNAALADLENAKAALNNAFVSLRVNKGNIDINRVKLEKAQKDFSRDKNLYAENAITQRQLEDSRFNYETLVKQLDNSNNDLASAESRIAVLQAAVKKAEAGIAVRKAQIEQQELKISYTKVYAPQAGKIGKKNVAVGQYVQAGMPLFTIVNDTTYWIVANFKENQIRKLHPGQQVDITLDAYDELKLKGTIESLSEATGARFALLPPDNASGNFVKVTQRVPVKIAINDADQYKQVLRAGLSAEVSVPLK
- a CDS encoding TetR family transcriptional regulator produces the protein MEGKIEKVEKRDQILEAAEQLFFNKGFEGTSVREVCQLANVNVAMVNYYFGSKEGLFEKMIERRASFLKGKLQQLMDDQSLSAAEKINRIIDSYVERLFSHRGFTLTIMREMTVQQRSHFHETMANIFIGNMRIIKHIVQKGIDDGEFRKVDIEMTLSSLIGTIYQVLINDCMVIKMTDAPADFKPYEDDSFMERVKLHLKDMMHAHLQNKN
- a CDS encoding amidohydrolase, yielding MSITVFHNANMLSFHEGFQPGADTLVVEGNRISAIGRFDALQSFVQDGANLIDLSGKTLMPGMNDSHIHVWKVGNLKTFMLDVRAARSLEEMLSMISDYHRAFPDVAWIVARGFNEAGWANGRMPERTDLDKVVKDKPVYVIRTCAHIAVANTSAIERCGISADTVVPEGGVMYKGSDGRPNGIFSETALGLVANQIPPYTIAELQTMVKAAREELYSYGVTAVTDPAVDPLLLEAYYDLHRRNELGIRLNAIPILLPDGGEQPYPVPDYFDSGFFKVNTVKFFSDGGLSGKTAALKGHYKDSQEQGVLRLKREQYIGLCTAAMEKGLGLATHAIGDAAIDFVVDIYRQLHQSFPQLIKRIEHLGLPEQRHLDLMAANNIATSMQTVFLSELGKNFIRYLDQHYLDHCYPVRSVLDSGVLVALSSDAPVVKDFNPMKGVEAAVTRKNNEGDSIAPQESISIAEALKAYTADAARISVAPDFGSLKEGHLADLVVLDRDPLQQQPGQITAVKVLETWVDGQKVWSR
- the gabT gene encoding 4-aminobutyrate--2-oxoglutarate transaminase, translated to MAHIQLKTAIPGPKGQAILERRKNALPSGLAKSTEVAVERAEGALVWDVDGNQLIDFAGGIGMINVGHCNAQVVNAIKEQVDKYIHTCSLVTTIEPYIELAELLNSVTPGDFPKKTLLANSGSEAVENAVNIAKYYTKRNAVLCFEGAYHGRTLLTLSLTSKYALFKKGFGSYVSDIYRIPAPNMYRKEEGMSEEQYIQFCIRNLERAMIAQVDPESLAAIIIEPIQGEGGFLPIPTPFLQKLRELCDKYGIVFIADEIQCGAGRTGKLFAIEHTGVVPDIVVSAKSIGAGMPISAVTGRAEMMDAPHLGGVGGTYGGSPVACVAAIEAIKQLKSEAFLNRAIEVGQIISSTMNGWKSKYRAIGDVRGAGSMQLVEFVKDRDTREPDMEFAMEVIKDATSKGLILIRAGLYSNCIRLLPPVVITDEQLKEGLEVLEGAIARAQERRGG
- a CDS encoding GNAT family N-acetyltransferase, translated to MMTVKTTYYKELDNGLVVQSMQPEDVVQLEELQKIVFPTLADDELIKAKHYLRHLELFPEGQLVVKDGDKVVGMTTTMRSNFDFSHYHHTFKETIAGGWLTNHDPNGEWLYGLDIGVHPDYRGKGLARILYRARHEVARSLGLKGQITVGMMNGYGAVAHQISGEQYFKELVEGKRTDPTITPQMKIGFEPIALIPEYLSDPACGNYGVLIKIDIDKII